The genome window GAGGCACTTCGGAAGCTATGGCCGCTCTGGATGTCTGGCGTGCCGTTGTGCCAGCTCGAAGCGGCATTTTTGGGCAAGAAGACAGGCCTCGGGCAATGCAAGAATGCGCGTCACTTCGTGTCACGTATTGTGCCGGATCTTGCGTTCCTCGCGGCGCTGCCGGGCCGGCTCATGGCGGCTCGGCTGAGGGCTGCAAATGATGAATCACCGATTCCGATTACGCTTTCCACGCTCGGCAGCATTGTTCGTGAAGGCTGCGACAGTCCCGAGACGCTAGCTAACCGCTTAAATCAGGGCCGCTCAGTGTCCCGGGTCGCCGCGCGAGCGCACTTCGAGACAATCAAGGCGCATATTCCTCCCGGCAACCCCACAGAGTCATTTGACGACACCCGCGAACGTATTCGGCACGCCGACGTTGTCGCCGCCTTCGAGGCAGAGTGAGAAGGCACGTAGAACCGATGAAGCTTTTCTCGCAGGATCAGCTCGAAGCAATAGCGGGAGCGCTCGGGGACACAACCTACGGCCTGACAAACCCGGAGATCGAGTTTCTATTGCAGTCGGCCAAGATGATTGATCCCGGCAAGACTACTAAGCGAGTGCGCATCTACAACGCTTTCGCTGAGAGTCAGAACACCAAGCGAAATCGGACCCACGTTCTGCAATTCATCCGGTTGGCGATGAGCCCAGCGCGGTATAGTCGTGAACCAGAGCGCTTCGAGCCTATGCGTGCCGCGTTAAATCAGGCGCTCGCCTTCGCTGGGCTGGTCGTTGACGAGACGGGCCAACTCACCCCCGTTTCCGCTGCGACTACGCTGCCGGAGGCACAGCGGCGCTCACGCGAGCTACGTGCTGACCTTGAAGGGCGTGGCGTGCATCCCGATGTCCTCGCGTTTTGCCGTGTAGAGCTGCTCGCCGACAACTATTTTCATGCGGTGCAGGAAGCGGTGAAGAGTGTCGCGGACAAAATACGCCACCTGACAGGCCTCACTGATGATGGCGGCGCGCTAGTCGATCGAGCCTTTGGCGGACAACCGATGCTGATGATCAACCCTTGGCAAACGCTCAGCGAGAAAGGCGAACAGAGCGGCTTCGCCAATCTCGTGAAGGGCGCTTTCGGCATGTTCCGTAATCCGACCGCGCACGAGGCGCGAATTCATTGGATCATGACCAAGGAAGATGCCGAGGACCTGCTGACCATTGTGTCGTTGATACATCGGAGGCTGGATGCTGCTCGTCCTTCAGAGCCGTGATCGAACGGAGCCTCCAATCTGGTACCCATATGGGACCCCGCGCAGGATCACGCCTGCGGCTCTCGCATCTAAGTCGTTGAAAAGGTGGTGGACGCACTAGGGCTCGAACCTAGGACCCGCTGATTAAGAGGTCTCGGCATAGTCAACGAAGACATTGTTATCGAATCGTTCCGTAAAAGTAACGAATTGACAGTTTGATTGCAAACTGGTAAGTTAATTTAGTGCGCTGCATTTGGGCAGCTGCGCGTCCAATCCCAAAAAAGCGAGACAATTATGGAACGGCAACCTGCCAAGGTTGTGGTGCCAAAAGACGTGCGAAGACTCCTAACGCACGTCGGGCATCGGCGCCACAAACACCGCAACCGAGTAATGGTCCTATTGAGCTTCAAAGCGGGCCTGAGAGCTTGCGAGATATCCGGCCTAGATTGGTCAATGGTGTTGGCAAGCAATGGCAAGATTAGCGATCAACTGGCCATTGCGAGGACCATCGCCAAGCGCGGATCAGCGAGAAGGATTCCGCTTCACAGCGACCTGAAGCGAGCGCTTCAGCGTTACCATGACGTCGAAGGGAGACCGCAGACCGGTGCTCTTCTACGTTCACAGCGCGGCCAGCCTCTTACGGCGGCCAGCGTCGTAAACTGGTTCGGATCCACGTACCGCGAATTAGGCCTAGTCGGATGCTCGTCGCACTCGGGGCGTCGGACCTTCATCACGACCTCGGCTCGGGTACTAGCCAAAACAGGCGGATCATTGCGCGACATTCAGGAGTTAGCCGGACATCGCGCCCTGACAACCACTGAGCGCTACATCGAAGGCGACCGTGCCGCACAGCGGCGGCTCATCAACCTCATCTAACTGAACTCTCACAACATCATTGGAAAGGGAACGCGGCTATGACCAGCGGCGATCAGGACAACTGTGCTTTCGACACGGGGCAAAACAGCACGTGTGTTCAACCCTCGATATCTGAGCTTAACGACAGGCTTCGACGCGATTGGGTCGGCGGAAGGGTCGCGATGTCGGCAGGCGTCGAACAGCTTGGCTTGGATGCCGTTATCGAAATCTTCGAAGCCGTGAATGAGTTTGAGGCTTTCACGCCTGACAATGATCCTTACGGAGAACATGACTTCGGCGTGATCAAGGTCGGCAGCGAACGCATAATCTGGAAGATCGATTACTACGACACGGCGTTAGAGTCCGGATCCCCTGACCCTTCCAACCCCGCCGTGACCACGCGCGTGCTCACCGTGATGTTGGCAAGTGAGTACTAATCATGAGTGCCGTCAGCGCCCTCGCAGCCGCATCCCAACTCGAACCACTTAGACAGGGACCGCACGACAATCTTTGCTGCCTTTACGCGGCCATTAATGCGATCCGCCTCGTCCTGTTTCCCGTCCGCCAATTGGGGCGCGCGCAAACAAAAGCACTATTCCTCCATGGCGCGCGACTGATTGACGAACGCGGAGCGCTGCTCAGCGTCCTGGAAGAGGGGATGGAAGAGGCCTTGTGGATCGATCTTTGCATTTCCCTGGCCAGCGAAGCCAGCCGACTTACCGGGATCACGATCAAGTTGACCTTCCTGCTCGATAGTTGGCCAAAACCTTCGACCCGTGTTGCGCTCGACCGGATCAAACGCGCTCTCAGGTACGGGCACCCGGTATTGATGCTTTTGCATGGGGCGTATGACCATTGCACCGTAGCGGCCGCAATCACGCAACAAAGGCTCGTTCTCTTTGACAGTCACGGATTTAAATGGGTTTCGTTGGGCAACGTCGGCATATCTCACCCACGCTCGAACCGGCTCCATCAAATCCCAACAACAAGCGCAATCGCGTTATCCCTTGGTAGCAAGAATTGAGCATCCTCAGATGCATTACCCGACCTTCATTTGAGGTACTGAAATCACTTCATCTTGCCGGGTCTGCATACCTCCACACCACAATGTCCCAATCGCTTTCGCCCACATCGGGAGGCCAAGCCTTCCATCGCCTTTTGTGCGCGGGAAAAGGCTCAGACTCGATCCCGTTCCGATAGCGGACGCAGACTATTCGTTCCGGGTTTACCGGCATCTCGCCGCCGTCATGGGCCGTCCATTGGCTTGGTTGCGGGGTGGCGTTGTATGCTTTGGCAGGACTGTTTGGGTCGTCGGTCAGGAGCGCCTCCCGCGCCTTCAAACAAAGCAGCGGCGCTCACTGCTGTTGGGCAGGTTCAGCGCTGGAATCATGACAAGAAACGAGCTGGGCGCAAAGACTTGGAAGTGAGTTTTTTACTGCGAGCTCGGTTGCAAAAGATCGCAATTGAGACAGGCGTAAAGGCAGGAGTGCCAGCTGCCGACGACACGATTTGTGGGGAAAATGCTATTTAGCCACCAATCGTTTCCGGCCCATCGCGCTAGGGGATTGGACGCGGTTTGTGAGCACTGAAGGGCTGCAGTTGGCCGCAATCGGACTGTCGGCTTGGCATGTCTAAGAGCAGACGCTTCTCCCAGCCGGTTAAGTGTGCTCCTTTGCACATAGAGTATGGTCCGCCAGGGATTGCA of Sphingomonas mesophila contains these proteins:
- a CDS encoding TIGR02391 family protein, with the translated sequence MKLFSQDQLEAIAGALGDTTYGLTNPEIEFLLQSAKMIDPGKTTKRVRIYNAFAESQNTKRNRTHVLQFIRLAMSPARYSREPERFEPMRAALNQALAFAGLVVDETGQLTPVSAATTLPEAQRRSRELRADLEGRGVHPDVLAFCRVELLADNYFHAVQEAVKSVADKIRHLTGLTDDGGALVDRAFGGQPMLMINPWQTLSEKGEQSGFANLVKGAFGMFRNPTAHEARIHWIMTKEDAEDLLTIVSLIHRRLDAARPSEP
- a CDS encoding tyrosine-type recombinase/integrase, with product MERQPAKVVVPKDVRRLLTHVGHRRHKHRNRVMVLLSFKAGLRACEISGLDWSMVLASNGKISDQLAIARTIAKRGSARRIPLHSDLKRALQRYHDVEGRPQTGALLRSQRGQPLTAASVVNWFGSTYRELGLVGCSSHSGRRTFITTSARVLAKTGGSLRDIQELAGHRALTTTERYIEGDRAAQRRLINLI
- a CDS encoding DUF3768 domain-containing protein, which codes for MTSGDQDNCAFDTGQNSTCVQPSISELNDRLRRDWVGGRVAMSAGVEQLGLDAVIEIFEAVNEFEAFTPDNDPYGEHDFGVIKVGSERIIWKIDYYDTALESGSPDPSNPAVTTRVLTVMLASEY